In Terriglobales bacterium, the genomic stretch GGCGCCTGCGGTGGTGGTGGAGCGGCTGAAAGTCCGCTTTGCCCGCCACGCGCGCAGCAATCTGCTGCTGGCGGGCGAGCTGCTGCGGATCCTGCATGGCCTGGAAGCCGCCGGCATTCCTGCCCTACCCTACAAAGGCCCGGCGCTGGCCGCCGGCCTGTACGGCGACCTGTCGCTGCGGGAGTTTTCAGACCTCGACATCCTGGTGGAGTCGGGGCACGTCCCCGCCGCGCGCGATCTGCTGCTGGCTGCCGGGTATCGCCCGCAGATCGAGCTGAGCGCGCAGCAGCAGAGCGCCTACCTGCGCTCCGGGTGCGAACTGGGATTTGTGGGCCGCGAAGGCGCCGTGGTGGTGGAAGTCCACTGGCGCATCGCACCGCGGCACTTCGCCACGGAGCCCGCGGTGGACGAGTTCCTGCGGCGGGCCCAACCGGCACGACTGGGAGAGGAACAGGTGCGGACCCTGTGCCCCGAGGACCTGCTGCTGGTGCTGGCGTTGCACGCCGGCAAGCACCTGTGGCGAGGCCTGGGCTGGATCTGTGACGTGGCCCAGTTGCTGCGCCGGTCCCCGGACCTGGATTGGGGCGCGGTCGAGCAGCGCGCGGGGACATTGGGGCTGCGGCGGCTGGTCCACCTGCCGCTGCACCTGGCGCGCGAGCTGCTGGACGCGCCGCTGGCCGCCGGCCCGGCGGCCGCGATCGATGCCGACGCGGAGCTCCAGTTGCTGGCGCGGGAGGTGCTGCAGCGGCCGCTGGTCGAGTCTGTGGGCACGGAGTGGAGCGTCGCCGACCACCGTTTTTTCCTGCGCGCCCGCGAGCGCCGCCGCGACCGCATGCGCTATCTCCTGCGCCTGGCGGTGACCCCGGGCGCCGCCGAGTGGCAGAGCGTCCGCCTGCCCGCCTTCCTCTTTCCGCTGTATCCCGCGGTGCGGCTGGCGCGGCTGGCGGGCAAGGGGATGCGCCCGTGAACCCGCCTCCGGTCGCACCTTCCCCCGAGACCACCGGCTTCGTCCGCCCGGTGAGCGTGGCGCTGGAGTCGGTGAGCAAGGTCTTCCGCCACCGGCCGGCGCTGCTGAACTGGATCGGGCGGGAGCGCGGCGGCGAGACCCGCGCCCTCCAGGAGGTGAGCCTGAGCGCCGCCCCGGGCGAGGTGCTGGTGCTGGTGGGCCCCAACGGCAGCGGCAAGACTACGCTACTCAAGCTGGTCTCCACCATGCTGCTTCCCGACGGCGGGCGGGTGGAGGTGGCGGGCGCGGACACGGTGCGCGAGGCCGCGCGCGCGCGCGGCGCGGTGGGATTCGCCGTGGCCGCCGAACGCTCCTTCTATCCTCGCCTCACGGCGCGGGAGAACCTGGCCTTCTTCGCCGCCCTGGATGATGTTCTCCGGGAACAGCGGCGCGAGCGGGTGGAGTGGGCGCTGGAGAAGGCGGGACTCACCGAGGCCGGCGACACCCTGGTCATGAAATTCTCCAGCGGCATGTACCAGCGGCTGGGCATCGCGCGCGCCCTGCTGAAGAAACCCGCCGTGCTGCTGCTGGACGAGCCCACGCGCAGCCTGGACCCGGCCGCGGCCTCGCGCTTCTGGACGCTGGTGCGCGAGACCGCCGACGCGGGCGCCGCCATCCTGCTCACCACCCATCGCTTCGACGAGGCCATGGCGGTGGGCGACGCGGTGGCCGTGCTGGCGCGCGGCGTGCTGGCGGGACAGCACCGCCTGGGAGCGGGCGTCTCGCTGGAGGAACTGCGCGCCTTCTACTTCCGGGAGACGGAAGGCGAGAGCCCGGCCGGCGCGGGAAAGGAATAGAGCTTGGCCGTCCTGCTCGACAAATTGCTGGCCATCTGGCGGCGCGACCTGCTGATCGCGCTGCGCTATCGCGCCGGCTTCTGGATGCCGGTGCTGGCGCTGCTGGCGGAGATGGTGGCGTTCTACTACCTGGCGCGCGCCATCGGCCCGGGCTTCCGCCCCGAGGGCATGGACTACTTTTCCTTTCTGCTGATCGGCACCGGCTTCTACGGCTTCTTCGTGGTGGGCATCAGCGCCTTCGTGAGCGCGGTGCACGACGCCCAGATCAGCGGCACCATGGAGGTGCTGATGACCACCTCCACGCCCGCACCGGTGATCATCTTCCTGACCGCGGCCTCGGTCTTCCTGGAGCGCACCTTGTACCTGGTGCTCTATCTCGGCCTGGGCCTCTGGCTCTTCCGCGTGCCCTTGAATCTGAACCTGTGGGGATGCGTGGCGGTGTTCCTGGTCTCGCTGGTGGTGGCGGTGGCCATGGGGATCGCGGCCGCCGCCCTGCAGGTGCGGCTGCAGAAAGGCAGCGCCGTGGTGTGGCTGTTCTCGTCGCTGGCCTGGCTGCTGACCGGGATGACCTTCCCGGTGAGCGTGCTGCCGCCCTGGCTGCAGAAGCTGGCGGCGCTCATCCCCGTGACCCACTCCCTCGACGGGCTGCGCATGGCCATGGTCAAGGGAGCCTCGTGGAGCGCCCTGGCGGCGCCTCTGGCGGCCTTGCTGGCCTTCGCGGTGCTGCTCCTGCCGCTCAGCCTGTGGCTGTTCGGGCGCGCCCTGCGCCGTGCCCGCATCGAGGGCACGCTGTCGTTCTACTGAGGGCGATCTTACATTTGGACTTGCAGGAATGAAGCCGCGGGGCGGGATTCAGTGGCC encodes the following:
- a CDS encoding ABC transporter permease; amino-acid sequence: MAVLLDKLLAIWRRDLLIALRYRAGFWMPVLALLAEMVAFYYLARAIGPGFRPEGMDYFSFLLIGTGFYGFFVVGISAFVSAVHDAQISGTMEVLMTTSTPAPVIIFLTAASVFLERTLYLVLYLGLGLWLFRVPLNLNLWGCVAVFLVSLVVAVAMGIAAAALQVRLQKGSAVVWLFSSLAWLLTGMTFPVSVLPPWLQKLAALIPVTHSLDGLRMAMVKGASWSALAAPLAALLAFAVLLLPLSLWLFGRALRRARIEGTLSFY
- a CDS encoding nucleotidyltransferase family protein, with the translated sequence MSPPSTPAIASPEGRLLLACARTPLEPEHKQRLRELAATPLDWELLLQAAELHGLEPLLCWNLAENAAEVAPAVVVERLKVRFARHARSNLLLAGELLRILHGLEAAGIPALPYKGPALAAGLYGDLSLREFSDLDILVESGHVPAARDLLLAAGYRPQIELSAQQQSAYLRSGCELGFVGREGAVVVEVHWRIAPRHFATEPAVDEFLRRAQPARLGEEQVRTLCPEDLLLVLALHAGKHLWRGLGWICDVAQLLRRSPDLDWGAVEQRAGTLGLRRLVHLPLHLARELLDAPLAAGPAAAIDADAELQLLAREVLQRPLVESVGTEWSVADHRFFLRARERRRDRMRYLLRLAVTPGAAEWQSVRLPAFLFPLYPAVRLARLAGKGMRP
- a CDS encoding ABC transporter ATP-binding protein translates to MNPPPVAPSPETTGFVRPVSVALESVSKVFRHRPALLNWIGRERGGETRALQEVSLSAAPGEVLVLVGPNGSGKTTLLKLVSTMLLPDGGRVEVAGADTVREAARARGAVGFAVAAERSFYPRLTARENLAFFAALDDVLREQRRERVEWALEKAGLTEAGDTLVMKFSSGMYQRLGIARALLKKPAVLLLDEPTRSLDPAAASRFWTLVRETADAGAAILLTTHRFDEAMAVGDAVAVLARGVLAGQHRLGAGVSLEELRAFYFRETEGESPAGAGKE